GCTAACTATCTTACTTAGAATTAGTTGCAACTGAGATTCAATTGGATTAACAAATGCGTTGACCATTTGGTATGCcatctcaattttgttttcatatgtttgatttacaataaattaataataatttaatttaaaataaatataattttttattttattttttattggtatcaataaattttaattaataaaaaacttatatttattatatgaaagcaaattttaagagtactaaatattaattttccaaCTATAAGaggtttatatgtaattacactgAATCATTATTACTCAAATCTCTACCTGACTGGATTTGGCGGTCTGAATACTCAGTGGCCCAACTGCGCAAACCATTATTATCAGGCAGAAAAGTCGGTTAGATTAGGCAATTTGGGCCGGACGTTGAGCCCATGCAAACTGTTTGGGCTGAGTCCACAAGCTGCTCACTCCCGGTCTTTCCGAGGTATGTAGCTGTCAGGCAtgatgaataataaattatacatggctaaaaaataataataataaacctctttgatttgattgtaacaaaatattgatatgtaggggaatattataattatcaataaaaggACATAATTACCTTCTTCCTAAAGAAAATACTACATACATCATAGGATCCGCCAATATTGATTTTGGGTCTGGTCGtccgacccgacccgacccaACCCACTCCAATAATCGTAAATTAGGGCCTTTGATTATCTGACTACACCCAACTGAAGATGATGTCAAGTGGACCAGGCAAGTAGGCACATTTGACCTTATAAACACATTcgttatgttttatttatgataaggcacatttattacaatttaccagcattaaatattttcagttCGAACTATTCTATCTCAATCTGGAGCTGACTTAAGTATCGAATGATCTTAATTGAGGACCTCCCAACAAGTCTAACGATCTTCTCTGTTCTCAGATTTCATACTTCATCTAAAATACTCTTGGAACGATCTCGACCTCCTACTGGATCAAATAtatgttagaaaaataatattaatactaaAACATTAAATGTAAGTAcgagttaaaattaattatatatgtcaaatgataaaaatttttattttatcttaatactACCTTTGACATGTctaataatacaaaatgttttaaattatcagagtaaataaattagtgacacatataacaataaaaataacttattgtaaattatagtgacaaatttattgttattatatgaaaatttagacgctcacaaataataaaaatataatattagcaataaaatatcaataaaaatttcaaaattgtcACTAAAACTATACattaagtgataataattttggtatagtgataaaatttgtacataaaattgtcaatataaataattagtgatacaTCTGTAGTgacaatacaaatatagtgacaacaattaattatgttactAGGCCGCCACTGTACATGTGTTAGTTTTTGcttttagtaattattacacaatttttgtatattaattatggcTAATGATAATTTTCACGAAACGATAATgactattaatattaaaagaatcaTTATTGCgataaaaatttactatatatataattaattataatattaaaatatcatttgttTATATCGCCGCTAATCTAAGAGTAAATACCGATATTTATCACCACGAATTCAATTAATACTAAaagtcataataataattattattatcacttaatgaatataattaaggGATAACTATATTGCCCCTTTCTACGAGGTTTgaaataaatctatatatatatatattttatagtttgaaaagttatatttaatattcttgatatttatttttatttaataaaataaatttatttattagttaaaattcaccagGTTCGTTGATACtagtaaaaaattgaatgagatATTTGCTCGAATTGACtaattactgacttattgcagatccaacaaatatttttttcatcaaactacaattatacatcttcacgcgCAGTGAAGAGATATATCTTGACCCTCAAAAGGATAGTTtgattggaaaaaaattatttaacttataataaGTCCATTGACTTAGATATGAATTTTCATGcaatatttttgctaatttcagcaaatttcttgaattttttattaactgtgagatctatttattagacgaaaacaaacgtCATAGTTACTAGatgcaatttttaaattatatagaattttatatataattctattaaattttatgagagcacggtgtaattatctctataattaaaaataaattgtaattttatgataacattcttaattatattctgTGGACACCAGAACCAAGATTCCTTAAAACTTGAGTAGGGTTTCTTAAACCATCAGCTTGGAGACAAGATCATAATAGCCAGCAGCCTTTTGGGTATGACAATATTATTATGCAACAAACCCTagaatgaatatatatatatatatatagagagagagagagagagtaattAAACACTGCTAAAATTCGATAATGTTAGGTCTTAAACATGTCTTAATTAGGTAAAATGAATGTATATTGGGGTAATGATTTCTTCAGGTTACATTACAGAGATTTCCCAGGACACTCATCATTAATTCCACACATACTTTTCAAGTCATTCCAgaactattacaataattagtCAACCATCATCACCACATTCATATACCTAatgtcattaattaattacttaattacaGATTATTGAATAATCTTCGAAAAACtcgagaattattattattcctcGTTCTGGAAAAAGCTGTCTTGGAAAACCCTAatcaagaatttaattatttgcttTATGAACATGTAGAGGTTGAGGACAACCTTAAAAGTTaagttattacaaaattatttggccatatatatttggatttagatatttgaagaaaatgctatacttaattttaaattttggagagacaagagatatatatatattgaaaatgtcagatcatatttaattacagTTCTTTTATATGTCtgatcatatttaattaatgtaattttagtcctataacttattGGGTGTGGCGATTTTGGTCATGCACAAATTGATAGCTTTAAGAATTTggcaattttcatcattttcaggTCAATTTGGCTAGAAAATTGCATGTCATTTGCACATGacctaattaaattacaattttagtcttgtaacttaGAGGGCGttggcatttttagtcctataacttggAAGAGTTGACATTTTTGATctttcatgaatttatttacaggacaaaaagtgcaagtaaattgtaattttcggTTAAATTAGTCggaaaaggattaaaattgtcaaaactataaagttacaggactaaattgtGAAAATCAATTTGTTCAGAACTAAAATACCAACCCTAAATTACACgagtaaatttacaatttttcctgcatataattaatgtaatcaCCGACAAGatcgaaaaataaaatgagcaaACACAAgtaaaacattttatttttgcctGAATTTGAACACATGAATTGAAAGTTTTATTCCAAATCCTATTGTAACTTGTGTttcatttaatacatatatgttcatgtgtataattaatatctttttttttaaaataaaataaatgaccTAATCTCTGTACATCAATTTTGAGATATCAAACCCAATCCGCTTTacactatatatattcaaaactGGACAAGATTACAAGAACCAAAAGTGCGTAATCCAAGCAttatgttgttaatttttatacaaaaagttCAGTTCAGACATTCTGTTGGTCTTTAATCATAAATACCTCATTTTTTCCCCTAAATATGCAGTCATAATTACCTTAATTACTTTCATGGTAAGATTGCAATAATCTTACATAGATACTCTATTTTCTACAAATTAAAGTGAATTAATGCAACCTATGTATACATGTTGTTCCTAGTTATAAATGACGTTGACGTTCTGGTGATGTAcgtgtaattaaataaaaataattcgtaTAAAAATCCCATATAATTATCccacatatttataatatggcttcttttttcctttgaaCAAGGTTCCCTGTATATTGCAAAGGCGCTTGTTCCAACTATGTTCAATGTCCAAGAGACAAAATCATATTCATtgtcttatatattttctaatataattcatcttattaattaattcagaatacatatatatttaaataaagtagaaaaaaaattagtaaaggacagaatgagaaattaattaaattaaaaaaaaagtgaaaactAGGAGACATTGGTGGGGCACAATTACTTAATATCTTAATTTCTTCCCCCTGAGACGCTGCTTGCACTTAAAGCTacccaaatatttatattaattaattttagtgaattaagcatataattacaaacatttcattttattcattctatatatctaataatttaattttaaaaataaattatatttttcgtcctataattataatagaatgACGCTTTTAGcccacttaattttattttaaaatatcaattaaggACAACAATTTTTCTTAGGAAAAAGTAACATATTCGATCTAATTTCTgtcgaaaaatattaatttggctaaaaaaaaagttgtcaCGTGACTAACAAATTGGTATTTTTCGatcaaattggatattttttcaaaatttttgtcGCTAATCgcaaaattgaaatcaaacgATCGGAATTACaagatgaaaaatacataataatttttacataagtGATGAATtctttgttattaattaattagtcgtTGCTAGATATCCTAAtacactaattaataattgtgcTTGTTTAGGACAAAAGGCCATGCAAATGATTTGGTCACATGCCTGAGACAACATCTTTTCTTAATTACGAAACTAGCATCACTCCCTATGTCATAcacaatttgaataaattctagttacaaaaaaagttcaattaactttaaattatattcatataattataaataaaaatacattgataatatctcaaaattataatcatataattataaataaaaatacattgataatacaattaattgacatataatttaaaaattagccCTATGCAAATACAACAATacttataatatgattttttaaattaacattacatctatttaatcaatacattatataatatgactataaataaattacaacaacacACATAAAACGAGACAATCGACACATTAGTTATGACTCgaatcaatttaataatgataattcttacaatatgattaattagtataaattaaatttgattaaactaaaacaaaaataatacaaataaccctttttataattttttccatacGACAGAAATGATAGCGCTACACTTGCCGGAGAATATCttcccaaaaattaattggatagTTACAGTCATCAATATAAGTAGAGGGTTCATGTGGTTGTGAAGATGCTCTCATCAAAGATTAGggtttcttaattattcagaTTAAGCAAGCATGAAACTGTTGGACCGGTTTCGGAAGATCATAATGCGGTTCATCTTCCCCCGGGGCCTCCCCGCTAGAGGCCGGTCTCCTCCGTCGGACACGGCGGCGAGGCGGAGGTCATGTGACAGGTCGACGGTGGAGACACCCAAGACTTCATGCAGCAGTTCATACAATTACTACTACTCCTCCAATTCGCACTACAACGAAGCCATTGCCGACTGCATTGAGTTCTTCAACAAATCGTCCCAGCTGGATGGCGTATTTAGTGCAAGAAATTCCGATGTTGTGTGAAATTGATACCATTATGTATTCTTCTTACAACATTCTCCTTACTTTTTCCTTCCTTGTATGTATTCATTCCACTTATGATCACTTTAtaccataaattttaatttaaatcaggtttgattatatattcataatatatttattttggaattGATGCAatcgaataaaaataattaatcacacTACAGTCATActctatgaaaattaattattgaataggCACAAAATCTccataaactaattaaaagaCAGCCTAAAACGCAATTTGTgactaattttcatattttttgattagtatattgtttattttgcGCTCATTTACTAACTATAACAtctcaaatatattacactattttgttttatctcCAATTAACCTTCATTCTTTGGCTTGTTGGGGTTAGATAGAGAACTAGTTGAATATTTGagcttttatatttaataaataacgcgaaatagataatattagggaaaaatgtaatttatgggattggtaattttggtcctatgcAAATTGATTTCGTGACTTagtcatgaaattttaaaaatttggcaatttttatctttttccgGCCAATTTGGTGGGAAAATCGCATGTGACTTGTACgtgatccaattaaatagcAGTTTTCGTGCTGTAACTTAGGGACAttggcatttttagtcctataacttaagAGAGTTGGCGTTTTTGGTTTTTCATGAATTTActtacatgactaaaattgtaattttttatcaaattagccggataaggaccaaaattgctaaataaaaagttacagGATTAAGTTgtgaaaatcaatttgtataggactaaaaatatcacCTCTAAATTACAGgtctaaatattataattttcctataatattatatatacatgccaAAATACAAGGATTAGAACAAATAATTGCGTGATATATGACTACAATCAGACGAAAGAGGATTAAATTCTTCCTTTTCAAAATGCTAAGATGCCTTTccgacctttttttttttccggaATTTGGAAATTTTTTGTGCCTGCTTTATGttttagggaaaagtattattttagtccgccaagtatgcttaattttaattttaatccgataactatgtccatttttgtttaggtccagtaacttaagaaattgcttacttttagtcatctgacagattttcggacaatttcaccctatgagtgcatatggactaaaattcctttcaaaagttgcataggggtaaaattgttcgaaaagctgctagaggactaaaagtatgcaatttcataagttattggacctaaacaaaaatgaacataattatcgaattaaaattaaaattagacatatttaacggactaaaataatacttttccctatgTTTTACATGAAGaacatagatatatatatatgtttgtatatatatacataattcaTTGAAATGACTGAAAAAACTTGGGTTATAAATACGTGGGCAGAATCCTATTCTCAAAGAGGTCAAAAGTtgttaagaattataatattgattaCTGACTTGAGTATGGAAATGCAGTACAAAAGAGTGTTGTAATAACTTTAGTGAGTAGAGGTGGAGGGAGATAATTGAGAGGGCTAAGGTGAATTTTGCTAAAACCTAAGCAACTTAACTTTATGGTAAACACGCGTACGTAGCTCATTTATGGACCGGCCGCTTTCATTGACTCTACCTACAGACTCATAAtcatcacaaatatatatgccATCTGCTAACTACGTTAATTCACAATGTTGTTGGACTAGGAAAAACCCACCCAGTAGTGGACAATTTGTAAGTCATTTTCCGGCAAGTTTAGAGAAATTCCGGCGAAATAAGGgtcaaaattgagcaattaaaaaaaaaaaaaaactaaacgACTATTTGTaactctaaaaaattaaaggactaaatgGAAAATGAGTATAGTtggaggaccaaaattgcctaATCCTGATAAGTTAAtggaaataaatatgaattttcgtTCACCTTTTTTTGTGATGTTgtaaaaaaatggaatttaCAAATAGACggatttatttgttggacggaaataaactttacaaatactagatgtaatttctcaaacaatagATGATTTACTagttataccaaattttagaagagGACGGTGTCATTATACCTAAAATTAAgggtatatatattacaactACTTCCCTtgatattttacataattacgAGTATCCactcgttatttgaaaatttataaatatcctctTAAATAGAAAGTAATTATGCAGTCCTACATAGCAAGGTAAAAATAACTACTTTActcttgttgtatttttttttcaaataaaaaataaaaacatttgaaaaactataaaagaaaattgagggTGGGTATAAAGTATATAATCCATTGAGAATagtagttcataaaaatattttataaaatattattctaaaaagtatataaaattataattcatgaTCTAAGAggatattttggtcagttcaccacaaaaattggatgaaaatttaatagaatggGCTCGTTGTTTCACAGACACTAAAATCAacgaggtatttataattttttaaacaataattagaaggtatttataattatattaaatcttagTGGAGgcggattaattaatttgagttGTTTTAGTAaccctttttattttcaattattatgttaactaattgatatattgagaataccaaatcaaattgaaagaatgacattattgaaaattataatcatattgaacaaaaagaaaaatatgaccATGACCATGACCATGACCATGACCATGATCATCATGCTACATGTTTTACACTATAAATTTGTTTAGTAACACTCATGCATGCATTATTGAACATCGGAAATTAAAACTCCCTCCAAATTGGACAACCTTAATCGATCTCACTCATGCCATGGCAACCTCAGAGCTTCCCCTCTTCTTCGAAAAAATCCCCCCAATAAAAGGGATCAGcggcttcttcttcttcttcctaaGCGACGGGTGGCGCTGCAGCACCGCCTCGCTGGGCGGCGGTTGCGGCACAAGCACCTGAGCCACCGACGGAGGGTTTGCAAACGTCACGTATTTCTTCTTCTGGAACTCAACTCCTTCACTatcatgatcatgatcatgatCAGTCGTCTCCTTTTTCACTTGTTCCGTTCTTTCCTTATAGTCCTCGATGAATTTCAAGTCCTCGATTTCCAGCTCCAGCTGCGCGTATCTGTCAAATGCACCAGATTTCAGTCGTTGGAGTTCCATTTTGGTTTCTTGGAGCTCTTGTTGTAATGAAGAGAGGTATTGGGCCATTTGCATGCTCTCCTCACGTGCCTTTCGGAGGCTTTGCTTTGTCTGCTCGAGCTCAGATGTCTCTGTTTCGTCCATCATCCCATCTCGCATCTGTCTTAATTAGCTATAATTAGTTTATGGCCAAATTCTaacacaaatcaaatttagtggaatttaaaaaaaccaaTCATACggtaagtgtaatatacttataatttaaggaaagtgaccaatcacatgataagtatattacacttattctGTCATCGACCAACCTTAATTTCAGTAAAAATTTCC
The window above is part of the Sesamum indicum cultivar Zhongzhi No. 13 linkage group LG7, S_indicum_v1.0, whole genome shotgun sequence genome. Proteins encoded here:
- the LOC105166031 gene encoding WEB family protein At1g75720, translating into MEGGGVKARSKAEIDTSAPFRSVKEAVMLFGERVLAGELYANKLKEMRDGMMDETETSELEQTKQSLRKAREESMQMAQYLSSLQQELQETKMELQRLKSGAFDRYAQLELEIEDLKFIEDYKERTEQVKKETTDHDHDHDSEGVEFQKKKYVTFANPPSVAQVLVPQPPPSEAVLQRHPSLRKKKKKPLIPFIGGIFSKKRGSSEVAMA